One stretch of Nocardia fluminea DNA includes these proteins:
- a CDS encoding TAXI family TRAP transporter solute-binding subunit: MVRTIVAVVAAAALLTGCGGRQDTPTADAGGEVTCEVKQDTRIGIATGNATGVYFALGNAYAEQISAATGGTVKATAAETGASVQNIQQVVGGTYQVGFSLADSAADAVAGTGSFTSAQPIRALARLYDNYTQVIVRTDAGINSLADLRGKRVSTGSPKSGTEVIAQRVLQAAGLNPDSDVAAQRLDLTKTVDGLKDGSIDAMFWSGGLPTPGITDLFTTARDKVRFLDITGVLPKLKEINPVYETGTTPAATYGLPADAPTIVVPNLLVVRDDLDANLACVLTETLLDRKPQLEQANPAANGINADTASKTAPVSLHRGSEVALR, translated from the coding sequence TTACTCACCGGCTGCGGTGGCCGACAGGACACCCCGACCGCCGACGCGGGCGGCGAGGTGACCTGTGAGGTGAAGCAGGACACCAGAATCGGCATCGCCACGGGCAACGCGACCGGCGTGTACTTCGCGCTGGGCAACGCCTACGCCGAGCAGATCTCCGCCGCGACCGGCGGCACCGTGAAGGCCACCGCGGCCGAGACCGGCGCCTCCGTGCAGAACATCCAGCAGGTGGTCGGCGGCACCTATCAGGTCGGCTTCTCCCTCGCCGACTCCGCGGCCGACGCGGTCGCGGGCACGGGTAGTTTCACCAGCGCGCAGCCGATCCGCGCACTGGCCCGGCTCTACGACAACTACACCCAGGTCATCGTGCGCACCGACGCCGGCATCAACTCCCTCGCCGACCTGCGCGGCAAACGGGTCTCCACCGGGTCGCCGAAATCGGGTACCGAGGTGATCGCCCAGCGCGTGCTGCAAGCCGCGGGCCTGAACCCCGACAGCGATGTCGCCGCCCAGCGTCTCGACCTGACCAAGACCGTCGACGGACTGAAGGACGGCTCCATCGACGCGATGTTCTGGTCCGGTGGCCTGCCGACACCGGGCATCACCGACCTGTTCACCACCGCCAGGGACAAGGTCCGCTTCCTCGACATCACCGGCGTGCTGCCGAAGCTGAAGGAGATCAACCCGGTCTACGAGACGGGCACGACTCCCGCCGCCACCTATGGGCTGCCCGCGGACGCGCCGACCATCGTGGTGCCCAATCTGCTCGTGGTCCGCGACGACCTCGACGCGAACCTGGCCTGTGTGCTCACCGAGACGCTGCTGGACCGCAAACCCCAACTGGAACAGGCGAATCCGGCTGCCAACGGGATCAACGCCGACACCGCGAGCAAGACGGCTCCCGTGTCGCTGCATCGCGGATCGGAGGTCGCACTGCGCTGA
- a CDS encoding alpha/beta hydrolase family protein, giving the protein MKRVGVVVAVCALLVAMSAAVGPALRAQAPCAPGVDLRAVAITVDGERATGRVYEPYRCVPGDIPATNLVVAVHGHGGSSADFAPYMSALARTGGSPILLMDLRSADGQWRTGDWNLWAGWRDLVAATQWYRGEHPGIASTVLWGWSQGGITSGLAVAHGPPGLFDYWVDNYGPSDDFTMWAAAGSVDPALPRQIERDAGGCAPTICPLAYIERSPALLADRLTMRRAFVIHGTADAVVPFATSVELRAALTAAGKPFSFYTVVSGRDLTGAIVPGDHSVGPALFEGGCVVLRLLAGTEPLAPQVSDYVVDVERGLVTAPPAPAGAKCAA; this is encoded by the coding sequence ATGAAGCGGGTCGGAGTCGTCGTGGCGGTGTGCGCGTTGCTGGTCGCGATGTCGGCGGCGGTGGGGCCGGCCTTGCGAGCGCAAGCACCGTGCGCGCCGGGCGTCGACCTGCGTGCGGTCGCGATCACCGTGGACGGTGAGCGGGCGACCGGGCGCGTGTACGAGCCGTATCGCTGTGTCCCCGGCGATATCCCGGCGACGAATCTGGTGGTCGCGGTGCACGGGCACGGTGGGTCGTCGGCGGATTTCGCCCCGTACATGTCCGCGCTCGCGCGCACGGGCGGGTCGCCGATCCTGCTCATGGATCTGCGCAGCGCCGATGGGCAGTGGCGCACCGGCGACTGGAATCTGTGGGCGGGCTGGCGCGACCTGGTGGCGGCGACACAGTGGTATCGCGGCGAGCATCCCGGGATCGCCTCGACGGTCCTGTGGGGATGGAGTCAGGGCGGCATCACCAGCGGGCTCGCGGTGGCACACGGGCCGCCCGGGCTGTTCGACTACTGGGTCGACAACTACGGTCCCTCCGATGATTTCACGATGTGGGCGGCTGCCGGATCGGTGGATCCCGCACTGCCGCGCCAGATCGAACGGGACGCGGGCGGCTGCGCGCCGACCATCTGCCCGCTCGCCTACATCGAGCGTTCGCCCGCGCTGCTCGCCGACCGGCTGACCATGCGCAGGGCCTTCGTGATCCACGGGACCGCCGACGCCGTCGTGCCCTTCGCGACCAGTGTGGAACTGCGTGCGGCGCTCACCGCGGCGGGCAAACCGTTCTCCTTCTACACCGTGGTCAGCGGGCGTGACCTGACCGGCGCGATCGTGCCGGGTGATCACTCTGTCGGACCCGCGCTGTTCGAGGGCGGGTGCGTGGTGTTGCGGCTGCTGGCGGGGACCGAACCGCTCGCGCCGCAGGTGAGCGACTATGTCGTCGATGTCGAGCGGGGCCTGGTCACGGCGCCCCCGGCCCCCGCCGGCGCGAAGTGCGCGGCCTGA